The Pirellulales bacterium region GCACTTGATCGAAGAGACGCTGGGTAGACTTGCCGCTGGCGAAGACTTGTCGATGGACGACACATCGCGCGCGGTCGAAGCGATCATGCTGGGACTTTGCGCGGATTCAGAGATCGGTCTGCTCCTAAGCGGATTACACCTCAAAGGAGAGACCGTCGCCGAGATCGCCGGAGCCGCCTCCGCGATGCGCCGTCACATGACGCCAATCCATACCTCTCGAGAAGGTGTGCTCGATACGTGCGGCACTGGCGGAGACGGTTCGGCTACATTCAATATCAGCACGGCGGCCGCGCTGGTCGCTGCTGCGGCGGGTGCGCCGGTCGCCAAGCATGGAAATCGCCGCGTCACCAGCACCTGCGGGTCGGCTGATGTGCTGGCGGTTTTGGGCGTGAATATCGAGGCGTCCGTGCCGCTCGTAGAAGCCTGTTTGGACGAGTTGGGTATCTGCTTCTGTTTCGCGCCGTTGTTGCACGGTGCGATGAAGAATGTGGCCCACGTTCGTCAACAGTTGGGGGTGCCGACGATTTTCAACCTGCTCGGCCCGCTGTCGAATCCGGCCCGGGCTCCATTTCAATTGGTAGGTGTCGGGCGCGCCGAGCTACGGCCGGTCTTGGCCGAGGCGCTCGCCATGTTGGGCATCGCGCGAGCCGTGGTCGTCAACGGCGAGGATGGGCTCGACGAAGTCACTCTCAATGGCACGACAAAAGTCACGGAAGTGCATGCGGGCCGAGTCCGGGACTTCACGTGGCATCCCTACGACTTTGGACTCGAGCCGTCGAGCCTGGAGTCCATGCGTGTCTCGGGAGCCGAAGAAAGCGCGTCAATGATTCGCGACGTGCTAGCAGGCAGGCCAGGACCGCAGCGCGATATCGTCGTGCTGAATGCCGCGGCTGCGCTGTGGACGGCAGAACGCGCGCCCACGACCGCCGACGGCGCTCTCCTGGCTGCCGAGGCTATCGATAGTGGTGCGGCGGGCACTCTGCTAGCGCGGCTCGTGCAGAAAACCAATGCCCGCAGTTGAACGCGGTGAACGCTCCATGCGTGGCGGAAACATGCGGGAGCCCGACCTTTCAACACTGCAAGTTTCGCCGGGCGTTGTTCTGCTCGATTCGCCTTGCCCCCCCGTAAGGGTGCGACTAAAATGCCCGCCCTTCCAGGTCGGCAGCTCTGCGCTGGATCTGAAAGTTCGACGAGCCTAACCCAATCGACAGCCGACTATCGTTTCGCGCGAGCAGGAAGCTCTCGTGGGGCGAGCATGCTGTCGTCGGCATCGCCGGTAAAAAAAGACCAACGGCCCCGCAAACCTTGATGGATCACCTCATGTCCGCGGACAGGACGCCGCCGAGTGAGTTTTCTCTGTTGGCGCGCTTGATGGGCGCCATCACGCGCGTCGTCGTGCGATTCCCCATCGCCACCGTAACATTGGGCGTGGCAGTTGGTTGCGTTGCGATATTCCTGGCGGCCACGCGGCTTGGGTTTCATACCAGCCGCCTCGATCTGCTCAATCCCGAAAGCGATTACAACCGCCTGTGGATCGAGTACATCAATGAGTTCGGCGACGATGACGACGCCGTCGTAGTTGTCGAGGGCGACACGCGCGACCAGGTGGTGCCGGTTCTGCAAGAAATCTCGCAGGCGCTATCTCGTCAAGAACGCCTGTTCCACGCCGTTTTGCACGAAGTCGATCTGGCCAAGATCCGCTCCAAGGGATTGCACTATCTACCGCCGGAAGAGTTGCTCGGGCTCGATCGGTTTTTGTCCGAAGTCGGACCGATTCTGGAAGGCAACTGGTCGCTGTTGAATCTCGGTCACATGACCGAGGGCATGTGCATGCGGCTCGAGGCCAGCGCCAAGGCGCCAGCTGACGATGCCAACGCCAATCTCGACAGCGACGCCGATCGTTTCAGCGGCAGCCTGCTGGCCGCGCTGGGCCAAGGCGGACGCTACCAATCTCCCTGGCCGGCCATGCCGCAATCGTTCGCGACCCTCAGCGAACTTTCCGGCGAATACCTGCTGACCAAAGAGGGCAAGCTCGGGTTTGTGATCCTGCGGTTGGCCAAGGGGAAAGATGATTTCGCCGGCGCGACAGAAGCCACAGATGCCCTGCGCGATTTGATCGCCCAGATGTCGGCCCGACATCCCGAAACCAAGATCGGCCTGACAGGGTTGCCGATCATGGAAAACGACGAGATGCGGGCCAGCCAATCGTCGATGATGTGGGCCAGCATACTTTCGATGGGAGGAGTGGCCTGCCTGTTCGTGGCCGGATTCGGCGGCGTGCGGCACGCGCTGTTGGCCAACCTCGTGCTGCTACTGGGCATGGCCTGGGCCTTCGGATACGTCACGTTGGCAGTCGGCCATTTGAACATCCTTAGCGTTTCGTTCACGGTCACTTTGATTGGCGTCGGCATCGACTACGGCGTCTACTATGCCGCGCGGTATTTGCAGCTGCGCGATCAACGACGCACCTGTGCCGACGCGCTGATACGCACTTCGTACGAAGTTGGTCCCGCCATTTTAACTGGCGCCGTGACCACCTCGGTGGCGTTCTTCGCTGCGGGTTTCACGAACTTTACGGGCATTGCCGAGCTGGGCACGATCGCCGGCGGCGGCATCCTGCTGTGTGCGCTTGCCGAGTTGGTTGTATTGCCGGCGGTGATTTGCCTGGTTGATCGCAGCGGATATGGAACGCGCATGCCGGAGAGCCTGCCGATCGATTCGTTCATCAATCCGCTGATGAAAATGCCGCGGACGTTGCTCTTCGTCACCGCGGCCGGAACCATCGTCGTGTCGCTCGGCATGACCCGTTTGTGGTACGACCACAACTTGCTAAACATGCAGCCGGTTGGGCTGGAAAGCGTCGAGCTCGAGCGCAAGCTGCTGGCCGAGAGCGACCAAAGCGTGTGGTACGCGTTGTCGATCGCCGACAGCCGCGAGGAGCTGCTGAAACGTAAGGCCGAGTTCCTCAAGCTCGGCTCCGTGGAGCGGACGGAAGAAATCGTCTCGATGTTGCCTGCCGACCACGAGATCAAACGCTCGCTCATCGCGCGGATCCGCGAACACCTGGTGTCGCTGCCGGAAAGGCCTCCGGTCATTCCCGTCGATCGGCCGGAAGAATTGGGACGGCTACTCGCCCGCGCTCAAGAGCTGATCGCGCGGCGCAACTCCCGCGCCAAGGCGTCCCTCGACTTGGAACAAACTCGCGACAAGTTGCGGCGCATGCAGGTGGCCGAATGCCAGGCCTTGGTCTCGCAATTCCAGCAACATATGGCCGGCGACCTGTTGAGCCGCCTGTACGTGCTGAAGAGCATGGCAAATCCTGAGCCGCCGCAACTGGCCGACCTGCCAGAAAGCCTAACCAGTCGTTTCGTCGGCGCACATGGGCTGCACCTATTGAAGATTTACGGACGCGGAAACATCTGGGATATGGAGGCGCTCGGCAATTTCGTGCACGAAGTGCGCACCGTCGACGCCCGTGCCACAGGCAATCCGCTGCAAGCCTATGAAGCCTCGCTTGAGATGAAGCAGAGCTATGAGAAATCCGCACTGTACGCTTTGACTGTGATCGCGGCACTCCTGCTCTTTGATTTCCGTAGCATTCGCCACACACTGCTGGCGATGCTGCCGCTGGGCATCGGGCTGGCACAAACGTTCGGTCTGTTGGGCCTGCTGGGAATTCCGCTCAATCCAGCCAATATGATCGCGCTACCGATCCTGCTGGGAATCGGTGTGGACGAAGGCGTACACGTCGTTCACGATTTCCTGGATCAGCGCGGTCCTTACCGTATATCGCAATCAACCGCCGTGGCCGTG contains the following coding sequences:
- the trpD gene encoding anthranilate phosphoribosyltransferase, which translates into the protein MIEETLGRLAAGEDLSMDDTSRAVEAIMLGLCADSEIGLLLSGLHLKGETVAEIAGAASAMRRHMTPIHTSREGVLDTCGTGGDGSATFNISTAAALVAAAAGAPVAKHGNRRVTSTCGSADVLAVLGVNIEASVPLVEACLDELGICFCFAPLLHGAMKNVAHVRQQLGVPTIFNLLGPLSNPARAPFQLVGVGRAELRPVLAEALAMLGIARAVVVNGEDGLDEVTLNGTTKVTEVHAGRVRDFTWHPYDFGLEPSSLESMRVSGAEESASMIRDVLAGRPGPQRDIVVLNAAAALWTAERAPTTADGALLAAEAIDSGAAGTLLARLVQKTNARS
- a CDS encoding MMPL family transporter — encoded protein: MSADRTPPSEFSLLARLMGAITRVVVRFPIATVTLGVAVGCVAIFLAATRLGFHTSRLDLLNPESDYNRLWIEYINEFGDDDDAVVVVEGDTRDQVVPVLQEISQALSRQERLFHAVLHEVDLAKIRSKGLHYLPPEELLGLDRFLSEVGPILEGNWSLLNLGHMTEGMCMRLEASAKAPADDANANLDSDADRFSGSLLAALGQGGRYQSPWPAMPQSFATLSELSGEYLLTKEGKLGFVILRLAKGKDDFAGATEATDALRDLIAQMSARHPETKIGLTGLPIMENDEMRASQSSMMWASILSMGGVACLFVAGFGGVRHALLANLVLLLGMAWAFGYVTLAVGHLNILSVSFTVTLIGVGIDYGVYYAARYLQLRDQRRTCADALIRTSYEVGPAILTGAVTTSVAFFAAGFTNFTGIAELGTIAGGGILLCALAELVVLPAVICLVDRSGYGTRMPESLPIDSFINPLMKMPRTLLFVTAAGTIVVSLGMTRLWYDHNLLNMQPVGLESVELERKLLAESDQSVWYALSIADSREELLKRKAEFLKLGSVERTEEIVSMLPADHEIKRSLIARIREHLVSLPERPPVIPVDRPEELGRLLARAQELIARRNSRAKASLDLEQTRDKLRRMQVAECQALVSQFQQHMAGDLLSRLYVLKSMANPEPPQLADLPESLTSRFVGAHGLHLLKIYGRGNIWDMEALGNFVHEVRTVDARATGNPLQAYEASLEMKQSYEKSALYALTVIAALLLFDFRSIRHTLLAMLPLGIGLAQTFGLLGLLGIPLNPANMIALPILLGIGVDEGVHVVHDFLDQRGPYRISQSTAVAVVVDSLTTIVGFGSLMIASHQGLQSLGRVLTIGVTCSLFTSIIILPAMFTWFTRNRVAEPAIATPEPLEARRAALRRRYDPREQHGASPHAQPPGRRPDVRKSAA